A single window of Flavobacteriales bacterium DNA harbors:
- a CDS encoding LptF/LptG family permease, whose translation MKKLDQLMVKSYLGPFVLTFFIALFMLVMQFLWKYVDDLVGKGLEANVIAELLMYASASLVPMALPLAILLSSIMVFGNLGEKYELAACKSAGISVQRLMRPLTIVALIISGCAFYFANNILPIANLKMATLIWDVQQKSPALNIKEGIFYAGIEGYTIRVGKKGPNGKLNDIMIYDHTERQGNVKLVIADSGRMAMTEDERYLLVELYNGSSYEEMDKAVRSRRHNFPFVRSQFKKEEIRFDLSSFAFMRSDEDMFKDKYTMMNITQLTRQMDTLKESMVERVDEFNKGLVSSYNKRMNIPDSLVQSDTMLVLTHTNILDNVPTGDRVKVLQTAGNLARSAKAYTEITKDDLEVRYKNLIRHKIEYHRKFTLTTACLVLFFIGAPLGAIIRKGGLGMPVVVAVGFFLLYYLTSITGEKFSREAVIAPAVGMWISTTILLPIGIFLTAKATTDSGLLSAEAWLKFLTRIFKRKNK comes from the coding sequence ATGAAAAAGTTAGATCAGTTGATGGTGAAGTCCTACCTGGGGCCCTTCGTGCTGACCTTCTTCATTGCACTCTTCATGCTGGTGATGCAGTTCCTGTGGAAGTATGTGGATGACCTCGTAGGGAAAGGACTGGAAGCAAACGTGATCGCCGAACTCCTCATGTATGCCTCCGCCAGCCTGGTGCCCATGGCCCTCCCGCTGGCCATCCTGCTGTCCAGCATCATGGTGTTCGGAAACCTGGGCGAGAAGTACGAGCTGGCCGCCTGCAAGTCGGCGGGTATTTCCGTTCAGCGACTCATGCGGCCGCTGACCATCGTGGCCCTGATCATCAGCGGATGCGCTTTCTACTTTGCCAACAACATCCTCCCCATCGCCAACCTGAAAATGGCCACCCTGATTTGGGATGTGCAGCAGAAAAGCCCCGCCCTCAACATCAAGGAAGGCATCTTTTACGCGGGCATCGAAGGGTATACCATTCGGGTGGGTAAAAAAGGTCCGAACGGGAAGCTGAACGACATCATGATCTATGACCATACCGAAAGGCAGGGAAATGTGAAACTGGTGATCGCAGATTCCGGTCGCATGGCCATGACCGAAGACGAGCGCTACCTCCTGGTTGAACTGTACAACGGAAGCAGCTATGAGGAAATGGATAAGGCTGTCCGATCGCGCCGGCACAATTTCCCCTTCGTGCGTTCGCAATTCAAGAAAGAGGAAATTCGCTTCGATCTGTCTTCATTCGCCTTCATGCGTTCGGACGAAGACATGTTCAAGGACAAGTACACGATGATGAATATCACCCAGCTGACCCGCCAGATGGACACCCTGAAGGAAAGCATGGTGGAACGGGTGGATGAGTTTAACAAAGGACTGGTGAGCAGCTACAACAAACGCATGAACATCCCCGACAGCCTGGTGCAGTCTGATACCATGCTGGTGCTTACCCATACGAACATCCTCGACAACGTACCCACCGGCGACCGGGTGAAGGTGCTGCAAACGGCAGGTAACCTGGCCCGGAGCGCCAAGGCCTATACCGAGATCACCAAAGACGACCTGGAGGTGCGGTACAAGAACCTGATCCGCCACAAGATCGAATACCACCGCAAGTTCACACTTACCACCGCCTGCCTGGTGCTGTTCTTCATCGGCGCACCCTTGGGTGCCATCATCAGAAAAGGTGGATTGGGTATGCCCGTGGTGGTGGCTGTGGGTTTCTTCCTGTTGTACTACCTCACCTCCATCACCGGAGAGAAATTCTCCAGGGAAGCCGTGATCGCACCTGCCGTTGGCATGTGGATTTCCACCACTATTCTGCTGCCGATCGGCATCTTCCTGACCGCCAAGGCCACTACTGATTCCGGACTGCTGAGCGCCGAAGCGTGGCTGAAATTCCTGACCCGCATCTTCAAAAGAAAAAACAAGTGA